The Actinoplanes sp. N902-109 genomic interval GACGCGTCGATGATCGCGCTGCCGGCGATCTCGGTGCCGTCGGCGAGCCGGACGACGAAGGGCAGGTCGGCGCGGCCGGCGGTACGCACCCGGTCGGCGCCGAGGCGGCTGATCGCGGTCACTCGCGCGCTCAGGCGCAGATGCGCGGCGATGGCCGGCAACTTGGCCAGCGGCTCCAGGTAGCTGTCCACGAGTTCGGCGCCGGTGGGCAGGGCCTCGTCGTCGGGGGCGGCCCAGCCGGCCGCGTCGAGCAGGCGGCGGGCGGCCGCATCGATGTCGTAGCGCCACGGACTGAACAGGCCGACGTGCGCCCACTGCCGCACGGATGCGCCGATCTGGTCGCCGGCTTCCAGGACCAGGAACGGGACACCCTGCTCGTGCAGGTGCGCGGCGGCCGCCAGCCCGACCGGGCCGGCGCCGATCACGATCACCGGCAGCTCGCCGGCCGGCGCGTCGGCGACCGCCGCGCGGTGCACGCCGGGCGTCGGCAGCAGTTCCACCGTGCCGGCCGTGGTCGCCGGGCCACAGCAGCCGGCGTCCTGCGCCGGGGCGGCCTGCGCGGCCGGGCCGCAACAGCTGGCGCCCTCAGCAACCGCTTGCTGCTTCGCAGCCGGGGCGCAGCAGGCGTCCGCGACGGTGGCCTGCTCGGCGGTGCCGCAGCACGGGTCCTGCCCCGCGGCGGGCGCGGTGGTCGAAGGTTCGCTACTCATCGCGGGCACTCCTCGTTGAGATCGGGGCCAGGTCCAGGCGGCGGGCCCGCCGGACCCGCCGCACGCGGATTCGAGGATTGTCGAATCCGATGCTTGTCGAAGCCACGCTTGCACGCGGCTTCGACATCTGTCAACCTCGACGCATGTCGAAACCACCGATGGTGTCACCGGCCGACCCGGAAACGCCCTGCTGCACGCCCATGGCGCAGCAGCGCATCCCCGCACCGGCCGCCGCCACCCTCGCGCAGGCGTTCAAGGCGCTCGGGGACCCCATCCGGCTGCAACTGATGTCGATGATCGCGTCCGCCGACGGCGGCGAGATCTGCGTCTGCGACCTCACACCCGCGTTCACACTCTCCGGCACGACCATCTCGCATCACTTGAAGGTGCTGCGTGAGGCCGGGCTGATCGACGGTGAACGGCGCGCGAGCTGGGTCTATTACCGACCCCGGCCAGAACTGATGCGACAGCTGTCGACTCTGCTCGCCGTCGACCAGCCCGTGCTGACCTGACCCGGGACCCGAGGCCCGGACGAGGTCGGCCCGCAGCTGCTGCAGAGCTCGATCGCCACCGCGTTCGCCCTCGGCGCGCTGATTTTCACCTTCGGCCCGACCTCCGGCGCCCACTTCATCCATCGCTGACCAGCCTTTGCTCAGCCCTGCCATCGCGAGGAACACCATGAGCGACAGCAAGCCCACCGTCCTGTTCGTCTGCGTCCACAACGCCGGTCGCTCCCAGATGGCCGCCGGCTGGCTGCGCCACCTCGCCGGCG includes:
- a CDS encoding metalloregulator ArsR/SmtB family transcription factor, with amino-acid sequence MSKPPMVSPADPETPCCTPMAQQRIPAPAAATLAQAFKALGDPIRLQLMSMIASADGGEICVCDLTPAFTLSGTTISHHLKVLREAGLIDGERRASWVYYRPRPELMRQLSTLLAVDQPVLT